The stretch of DNA ATTCCGCCATGGCCTGCGACCCAGACGGTTTTCCCTTCGAGCGCGAATCGCGGCATAATCACGGGCGTCGAAGCAGGTTCATGTCGGCTTCGACCATCTCGCGGGCGAGCTCGCGCACGGGCAGGGTCGTCGACCAACCAAGCCTGTCGCGCGCCTTGCTGGCATCGCCGCGCAGGTAATCGACTTCGGTCGGCCGGAAATAGCGCGGATCGATCTCGACAAGGCAGCGACCCGTCTCGCGACAATAACCCTTCTCAGCCGCGCCTTTGCCGCGGAACTCGAGCGTGATGCTCGCATCCTCAAAGGCCCATGCAGTAAATTCGCGGACACTGGTGGAGACGCCGGTCGCGAGGACGTAGTCTTCAGGCTGCTCCTGCTGCAGCATGAGCCACATGCCTTCGGCATATTCGCGGGCATGGCCCCAATCGCGACTTGCTTCGAGATTGCCGAGCCATAGCCGGTCCTGTTGCCCGAGCGAAATCGCTGCCGCTGCGCGGGTAATCTTGCGGGTTACGAAGGTTTCGCCGCGCACTGGGCTTTCGTGATTGAACATGATCCCGCAGCTCGCATGCAGCCCATAGGCTTCGCGATAATTGACCGTAATCCAGTGCGCATAGAGCTTCGCGGCGGCATAGGGACTGCGCGGA from Erythrobacter mangrovi encodes:
- the gmd gene encoding GDP-mannose 4,6-dehydratase: MPTKRALITGVTGQDGAYLARLLLEKGYEVHGVKRRSSSFNTGRIEDIYEDPHNPDPRMYLHFGDATDATNLIRVVQEVQPHEIYNLAAQSHVQVSFETPEYTANADGLGTLRLLEAIRILGLTDKTRFFQASTSEMFGLVHECPQNESTPFYPRSPYAAAKLYAHWITVNYREAYGLHASCGIMFNHESPVRGETFVTRKITRAAAAISLGQQDRLWLGNLEASRDWGHAREYAEGMWLMLQQEQPEDYVLATGVSTSVREFTAWAFEDASITLEFRGKGAAEKGYCRETGRCLVEIDPRYFRPTEVDYLRGDASKARDRLGWSTTLPVRELAREMVEADMNLLRRP